The DNA window GGACAGGGACAGGACAGACTGCAATGCAGCCGTCCCCCGGTTTCACGGGTCTTGTTTATTTGATGGTGCCCTTGGGCAGCACCTGCACCACGGCGGCGCGCTGCACCTGCACTTCCACACCCGAGGCAATCTCGATGTGCAGGTATTGCTCGGACATGCGGGCAACCTTGCCCAGAATACCGCCACCGATCACCACTTCGTCGCCCTTGGCGATGGCTTCGATCATGGCGCGGTGCTCTTTCTGGCGCTTCATCTGGGGGCGGATCATGACGAAGTACAGCACCACGAACATCAGCACCAGAGGCAGCATGCCCGTGAGCGAAGACATGATGTCACTGCCACCAGCGGCGGCGGCAGGAGCGGTCTGGGCGAAAGCGGAAGAAATAAACACAGGAAGAACTCCAGAATGGATGGTCAATAGGGACACGCGACGACTCGTGCAGGCGGGAGACGCCCGCACGGCGCGGAATCGGGCATTGTATGCGGGTACCTCGCACGCTTGCCAAGAGCTCTTTTTAGTACCTCACACACAAGCGTTTGTTCAGATATATAA is part of the Simplicispira sp. 125 genome and encodes:
- the yajC gene encoding preprotein translocase subunit YajC, whose translation is MFISSAFAQTAPAAAAGGSDIMSSLTGMLPLVLMFVVLYFVMIRPQMKRQKEHRAMIEAIAKGDEVVIGGGILGKVARMSEQYLHIEIASGVEVQVQRAAVVQVLPKGTIK